The following proteins come from a genomic window of Pseudomonas sp. J452:
- a CDS encoding Trm112 family protein has product MDPKLLDILACPVCKGPLQLSEDKTELISKGAGLAYPIRDGIPVMLESEARTLNVDERLDK; this is encoded by the coding sequence ATGGATCCCAAACTGCTCGATATCCTGGCCTGCCCGGTCTGCAAAGGCCCGCTGCAACTGAGCGAAGACAAGACCGAACTGATCAGCAAGGGCGCCGGCCTGGCCTACCCGATTCGCGACGGTATCCCGGTGATGCTGGAGAGCGAAGCCCGCACCCTCAACGTCGACGAACGCCTGGACAAGTAA
- the lpxK gene encoding tetraacyldisaccharide 4'-kinase produces the protein MALSDRLLDAWYRGHPLLTLLRPLEWLYRRVVRSKRQAFVAGRGEIYRAPVPIIVVGNITVGGTGKTPLILWLIEHCRRRGLRVGVVSRGYGAQPPQLPWRVRAEHSAAEAGDEPLLLVQRSGVPLVIDPQRSRAVQALLAQEALDLILCDDGLQHYRLARDLELVLIDAARGLGNRRCLPAGPLREPVERLAEVDAVLFNGASADSEEGYAFRLQPTALVNLRSGARAALDHFPPGQAVHAVAGIGNPQRFFNTLEALNWRPIAHAFADHASYSPQLLSFSPPLPLLMTEKDAVKCRAFAVDDWWYLAVDAVPSEAFVAWLDGELSRLVPLKR, from the coding sequence ATGGCGCTCTCTGACCGCCTGCTCGATGCCTGGTACCGCGGCCATCCGCTGCTGACCCTGCTGCGCCCGCTGGAGTGGCTGTACCGGCGGGTGGTGCGCAGCAAGCGCCAGGCGTTCGTCGCCGGGCGTGGCGAGATCTATCGCGCGCCGGTGCCGATCATAGTCGTCGGCAATATCACTGTCGGCGGCACCGGCAAGACCCCGCTGATTCTCTGGCTGATCGAGCACTGCCGCCGCCGCGGCCTGCGCGTCGGCGTGGTCAGTCGTGGCTACGGCGCCCAGCCGCCGCAGCTGCCCTGGCGGGTGCGCGCGGAACATTCGGCAGCCGAGGCGGGCGACGAGCCGCTGCTGCTGGTGCAACGCAGTGGCGTGCCGCTGGTGATCGACCCGCAGCGCTCGCGTGCCGTACAGGCGCTGCTGGCGCAGGAAGCGCTGGACCTAATCCTCTGCGACGACGGTCTGCAGCACTACCGCCTGGCCCGCGACCTTGAGCTGGTGCTGATCGATGCCGCCCGTGGCCTGGGTAATCGCCGTTGCCTGCCTGCCGGGCCGCTGCGCGAGCCGGTCGAGCGCCTGGCTGAGGTGGATGCCGTACTGTTCAATGGCGCCAGCGCCGACAGCGAGGAGGGCTATGCCTTCCGTTTGCAGCCGACGGCCCTGGTCAACCTGCGCAGTGGCGCGCGCGCCGCGCTCGATCATTTTCCGCCCGGCCAGGCGGTGCATGCGGTGGCCGGCATCGGTAATCCGCAGCGTTTCTTCAATACCCTCGAGGCGTTAAACTGGCGGCCAATCGCGCATGCCTTCGCCGACCACGCCAGTTACAGCCCGCAGCTGCTCAGCTTCAGCCCGCCACTGCCGCTGCTGATGACCGAGAAGGACGCGGTGAAATGCCGGGCCTTTGCCGTCGATGACTGGTGGTACCTGGCGGTGGATGCCGTACCGTCGGAGGCGTTCGTCGCCTGGCTGGATGGCGAGCTGAGCCGCCTGGTACCGCTCAAGCGCTGA